A region from the Engraulis encrasicolus isolate BLACKSEA-1 chromosome 18, IST_EnEncr_1.0, whole genome shotgun sequence genome encodes:
- the msgn1 gene encoding mesogenin-1, giving the protein MEGQPSTQIMMGPNLEAITAKLLTQWDWRNDEAFAHEQGTVHSASSSPNSSLDSMCSSPEMPGNTNACQPYASLPYSLAEHSPTRRTSHKGSKSKMSTKRRIKASEREKMRMRSLAEALHHLRDFLPPDYNRRGQPLTKIQTLKYTIEYIKELSDILNHS; this is encoded by the coding sequence ATGGAGGGTCAGCCGAGCACTCAAATTATGATGGGACCGAATCTGGAGGCGATTACAGCCAAGTTGCTGACCCAATGGGACTGGAGAAACGACGAGGCTTTTGCACATGAACAGGGGACCGTGCACAGTGCTTCCTCGTCACCAAATTCGTCACTGGATTCTATGTGCTCCTCTCCGGAGATGCCTGGAAATACCAACGCGTGCCAACCCTACGCCTCCCTCCCGTATTCCCTGGCGGAACACAGCCCTACTCGGCGCACCTCGCATAAAGGATCCAAGTCCAAGATGTCCACAAAAAGGCGCAtcaaagcgagtgagagagagaagatgcgGATGAGAAGTCTGGCAGAGGCTTTGCATCACCTCCGTGACTTTCTCCCACCTGATTACAACCGTAGAGGACAGCCATTGACCAAAATCCAGACGCTGAAGTACACCATTGAGTATATAAAAGAACTTTCAGACATCCTCAACCATTCATAA